DNA from Daucus carota subsp. sativus chromosome 1, DH1 v3.0, whole genome shotgun sequence:
TTCGAACCCTTCCGTCAATAAACCGTTAAGTCTGTAGAAGACCGTTAAGTGAGGGGCATTTGACCATTCCTGAAAACAATAAAAGGACCGTTACCCCTTTATGtgtttacatatatacatatgtaaaattttatttatttactctTTATTTGTCTCTCTTCTTATCTCTTCTTATCTCTTCTCTGTTTTCTTCAGATCTATCCCCTCCTTTCTTTACCTCTTCATCGATAATGGCTGAAAGATGTTTATGTGGTAATTGGTTGGTAGCAAAAACGGCTTGGACTGAATTAAATGCCGGTCGCCGGTTTGTTTCTTGTGAAAGATGTCGATTTTTCCGTTGGTTGGATGAGCCGCTTTGTGACCGTGCAAGATCAATAATCCCTGGGCTGTTGAGGAAAATTAATAAGCTCGAAGCACAGCAAAAACAAGTTCAGTGCAAGAGAATTGGTTTTGGTTTGGAACAGATCGGAGGTCATATGGTATGTTCTGAGGCAGAGAGAAGTGGTCTGGGTGAAAGGGACATGGAGTACCTAAAAGGATCTAAAGAAGAGAAGTGCAGATGCAACGTTGCACTTACTTTGTTGATTGTGACATGGATTGCAATTTTTTTGTATAGTTTCTGCAAGATGCAAGATGATGTAGAGGAGTAGGTTGGTTGGTAGTTGTAGATGTCATTTTCATTGAATTGCACTGACTTTGTAATGTATTTGTTTGAAATGAATTCTAGTAAGTTATGGATTGCAAGTTATGTTTGTTTTGTGTTTGAGAGGTTGAGGACAGATGCTACCAAAAAACAGATGAGGACAGAAGTAAAACTagaaaacaaattaaattagaAAGCAAGTATAAATGCCAACCAATCTCAATGAATGACATAGATAAAAGTAGATGCATAGCATAAATGTTTAAGATCAGATACAACCAACCAAAAAAACTTCAAGTTTGAAGCGGCCAACTACAATAAGAtttgctcaacaacaagaaaACATAACATGTCTCAAAAGATGATGAAAAAGAGCAATTCTCAATAGACCTTAGTTGTATCTCAACCAAAACAAAAGTATGCATAGGCTGCACTAGACCATGGGACCTTTGTTCTTCCTCAATGCTGCCTGCAATTGCTTAAGAGTTGTGAAGTTTTGACCATCTCTTTCAAAGTATTCAACTCCTGACGGGCCTGTTTGTGCCGGAGCTTTGAAAGGCTTGACAATACCTccatgaaccagcagctgtttGCCATCTTTGAGGGGGCTGGATCTGGGAGATTTTCCAGCAAGTATCTTGAATCTAGGTGGTTTCTTCATCTCCTCCAAATCTTGGCTGGCAAACATTTCATTTTGTGCCTTTTGGAGGTCATCTAGTTTTTGTTGCAGAGTTTCtccattttcttcatcttcctccCTCTTTTTCTCACTATCAAGTTTCTACATGTTTTATGACATGAACAACCACACAACTTAGATCTCATGGAAACAGTCAATACACACTAAATTGGCACCAAAAAATGAAGTTAAATGTACCTTAGCAGTGCAAGATCTGGCATTGTGTCCAAGTTCCTTGCAGTAGTTGCATCTGGTTCTTCTTTCTCTCCATTTGAAGGCATCTCCTTCTTTGTTCCCAGCAGTTTTCTGTTAGTCAAAAAAACTCATATTAGGTGCAAGCAAGATGTATATGACCTAATATAGAGAGATATGTTATTATATACCTCTTTGGGACAGGTTCTGACATTGTGCTCCCACTCACCACAATTAGAGCACCTCAGAGTAGTTCCTGTTCTCTTCATCATGTGTGGGTTATTTTCTCTAGGCTGGACCACATCattctttttctccctttttttCTTGGGCCTTCCAGGAGCAACTTTCTTTATTGGTGGCAAAGGGGCCTCTTGCTCAGTGTGTTCCCAAAATTGCTCCCCACTAATGGGCTCCAAAATGTGACTGTAAACCTGCAAATACCTTTCTGTACTATAGCATTCATGAATAAAATCCAAGGGGTCCAATTTCTGGAACTGAATGCAAGCCACAGCATGGAAGCAAGGAATCCCAGTGAGCTGCCACTTCCTGCATGCACATTTTTTTTGCTTCAAGTCCACCACCACCTCATGGCCTCCAACTGACATTGTGACATGGTATTTATCTCCCCCATTCCAAACAGGGACTGCTTTTGAAGCTTCTTTGATTGCCCTACATAAAAGGTGAAAATTGTCAATAAATTTCTACTATAATGAGCATTATAGAACTACATAAATCCATGCAATAATTACTTACACATTCAATTTTTTCATTGTCTTTGGGCAGAATTTTGTTTTCACTTTCTCCATTTTAGtcttccttttctgaatcctcACCATGGCAGACTTGTGGATATTCTTGAACATGGTTATAATTCCATTATCTCTAAATTTGTTGATGGCATTGTTAAACACTTCACAGTTGTTGTTGACAAAGACATCTGACTTGCAGATTTCTCTAAAACCAGACCTAGACCATTGAGACCTAGGCTTGGCAGCCAACCAATCATAAGCCTTTTTATTTAGCTGTCAAAATTAAGAATTGCAACAATATGAGGAGAATTTCTAGAATTTAAGAGAATTCAGCACAAAATTAGTAGAATTTGTAGAATTTAGGAGTATTTCAACAATATCATTAATCACAAATTTTCAACAATTTAGGAGCATGAATCATGGGATTTTACCTTTTTCAAATTTTCCATGTTCATGTTGAAGAAGTAGTCTGTAGTTGACCGTGCAGCCAACCACATCTGTCTACAAACTCCAAGTCCCTTAAACTCTTTTTTCATGTTGCTGTATAAGTGCATGCAACAGAATCTAATTTCAGATTGTGGGAAATGTGTCTCAACTGCATTCACCAGGCCCTACAAATACATATAGTAGAAATGAGGATCACAACAAAATTATTGGATATAAATGTAAAAGAGATAAGTTTAGTGAATTTACCTTCTGCCTATCTGAGATAAATGTGTAAGTCCCACTATTTTCTATACTCAAGTCTGCCTTTATTAATCCCAAGAACCAATCCCAACTGCTGTTGTTCTCAGCTTCCACATGTGCCCAAGCAAGTGGGTACATTCCCTCATTGGGATCTGTAGCCACTGCAGTCAACAAAATACCCCCAAAAGGCCCTTTTAGATGGCATCCATCTAAGCCAATTAGGGGCCTACAACCTTCAAGAAAACCTTCTTTCAGAGGCCCCAACATTACATAAAACCTCTTGAATCTCCTAGCATCAATGCCATTACCAGCTGGTTCTGTCATCAACTTAATTGTGGAGGTTGGCATTACCTTTTTCACTTCATTGGCATACAAATATAGcttgctgaattcttcttcatgcCTTCCTATAATTGCTTCTTTGGCCTTTCTCATAGCTCTATAGGCCATTGTCTCAGAAATATTGCATTTCAAATCATTCACTACCTTTGAGTGAAATGCTTGCAAAGGCCAGCTAGGGTTCATTCTAATCTCATGCTCATATGTCCTGGCCAACCAAGTGGAATTGATCTGTTTCTGAATCCATGCAGGGCTACATGTATGTGTGTTGCATATTGTCTTGATTTGAATATTAGTTGATCTCTGCTGCTTTATGCCATAACACTTCCATTCACACCCCTCTGAGCATACCCACTTGATTTTGTCCGAATGATTTTTCTTCAATCTTATGCCTCTTTGCTGTGTAATTGCATGCTGCCTCACTGCTTCCCTAAATACTTGTGCACTGCTAAAAACCATGCCCATCTCAAATTGAGGATTCTCCATATCGATATTCTCATGAAATTCTGGAAATGTCGTGTCGTCCTCATCACAAGAAGAGATGGCCATCCTCTCAACATTGCTGTCATATTCACTCACTGAGCTGTAGCTATCATTTTCCTCCTCATCCTTTGCAACATTTTCCCCAGCTGCTTCCTGATTCTCCAGTTCTTCTTGCTCTTTTTGCTCTGCCTTTTTGCTCTGCCTTAATCTTTGGCTCTGCCTCAACCCTCCTCCCATGTCCTTCTGGCTACCCTCTCTCTGGCTACCATTGTCTTCATTGCTCTTCTCCCTAAGTCTCTGACTCATTCTCTGGCTCACAGTCACCTCacccctcttcttcttcttgttttgacTCTGAGTTAAATTCTCTTCAACAACATTCTCTGCACCTACATTTCCCTGACTACTCACACTCTTTTGCCTTGTCTTTCTCTTCTCTTGACTCTGGATCAACCTCTCCTCAACAGCTTTCTCTGCACCAACAATTCCATCACTACTCACACTCTTTTGCCTTGTCTTTCTCTTCTCTTGACTCTGGATCAACCTCTCCTCAACAGCTTTCTCTGCACCAACAATTCCATCACTACTCACACTCTTTTGCCTTGTTTTTCTCTTCTCTTCACTCTGGCTCATACTGTTTTGCCTTGTTTTTCTTTGACTCTGACTCTGTTTGTCTTCAACAGGTTGTTTATTTTCTTCACTTCTCTGGTTGCTCTTTCCTGCACCTTTGTTCCTCTTCACATTTTTTGGTGTCATGTCATTACCAGCTTCATCTAGCACCACTGGTGTGTCTTCAGTATTCTTAAATAACCCCCTCAACATTGAATACCTACCTCTCTTTCTAGCTCTATATGGTGGATTAGGTGGAGGCACCCTCCTCTTCTTTTTAGGCTTAGGACAGTCACTCTGACTAGAGTCCATGTTCGAACTGTCACCGTGGAAACTTAATTTTTCCCCTCCTTCCTCATCTGCACCTTCCTCAGCCACTTCATTTGcagtttcttcaacttcaaCTCTAATGTCCTCTATCCTCTCTATCCTCTGATCTATAGCCAACTGAGTCCATGAAATATCCCAATTTTCACCATCTAAACCAGGCCCATTAGGGGTGGTATACAACCTAACTAACTTGTAATTACTCTGTACCAAGGTCTTAATTAGATCAAGGTCTCTTTCAGTTTCAATAGGCATGATATTAGTTGCATTGAACTCTAATTCATTGAGCAAAAACCAGAGGTCCATACTCTCAGTACTACAACCAACCTCTCCAAGCATAgcatcaatttaaaaaaaacaaaaaccttCCACAGAACACATGTCAAAAAAGGCAATATCACCCCCAACATATTCGGAAAATTCAGTGTTAAAGTGACCACCATATTGGAGTTTTATCGAAAAGTATGGACTCATATCTgcatacaaaaaatattttttcaagctTTAAACAACAAGGGGACCACACTACTTTAATTAATCGAGCATATTCACATCAATGGGaccacaaacatatataaaaacaaaacccTAATAGCCACGAAAATACAACATGCATGATAAATATTCAACTCACTATCAATGCCGTATAAACACAACTAAAAGCAATCATTTGTGAGAGACGAAGATGGTGCTTACCAGCATAAGCCGGGATTTCATCACCCCCCTTAAATACGGCTGAACCAGCATTGTCGCTTGATTTCACATCTCCTGCATCATTTACGCTTGAACCACTCCTTAATCGCCCTCTCATTGTCGATCGTTGTTGATTTCAGCTTTACGGGGTACTGCTTAGTGGGTGTGAGTAACGGGGTTTGAGTGTGTTGGTGTAATGAAGACGAAACGGTGTTAAAGGGGGATGGGGGAATTGGAGGGAATTAGGGATTTTACCTTgttttattgatttaaattaattaaacataaacTAAAGGGTGAATGGTCAAGAGTACCCTTAAATTTAAACGTTAACGGGACAAGTTGAGTCAACTTTAACAGAAACGGGTGGGAAGGGTTCGAATTGCCGCGCTTTTTAAACAAGTGGGGTGCATACTGCAATTATCCAAAGTATGAGCCTTAAATGACTTTTCGGAATACCAGCGGGGTGCAAAACGCAATAAACTCTTTTTTATGTCTTTTTGCTAGTACCTACAGTATATTTCACTTTTAAAAATGCTTACACGTGCAGATTATTCAAGGTGATGTGCTTAAGGTTGAACTTCCCTACTTTGATATTTGTGTTGCAAACATTCCTTATCAGATCTCTGCTCCTCTGACTGATAAATTATTGAAGCACCGACCAGTTTTTCGATGTGCAGTCATAATGTTTCAGAGGGAGTTTGCCATGAGGTTAGTTGCTCAGCCAGGTGACGCACTCTATTGTCGTCTCTCTGTAAACACTCAGCTTTTTGCTCGTGTTTTTCATTTACTTAAGGTTGGGAAGAATAACTTTAGGCCCCCTCCTAAAGTGGAGTCATCGGTTGTTAGGATCGAACCAAGGAAACCACTTCCTCAAATGAATTTCAAGGAATGGGATGGATTAATCAGAATTTGTTTTAATAGAAAGAACAAGACTATTGGTTCTATATTTAAACAGAAAAGTGTGTTGTCCGTTTTAGAAAAGAACTACAAAACATTGCAGGCATTAAGATTATCAGAAAATGGATCATTAGAGGATACAGAAATGCCAGTAGATGTCCCAATTTTGGCAGAGACTGGTGAAGACCTAAGTATGGAGGTTGATGACGGagaggatga
Protein-coding regions in this window:
- the LOC108193874 gene encoding ribosomal RNA small subunit methyltransferase, whose product is MAGGKFKKEKGSSSSSRAQPYQGGIQFHKSKGQHILKNPLLIDSIVQKSGIKPTDIILEIGPGTGNLTKKLLEAGKSVIAVELDSRMVLELQRRFQGTPFSNRLKIIQGDVLKVELPYFDICVANIPYQISAPLTDKLLKHRPVFRCAVIMFQREFAMRLVAQPGDALYCRLSVNTQLFARVFHLLKVGKNNFRPPPKVESSVVRIEPRKPLPQMNFKEWDGLIRICFNRKNKTIGSIFKQKSVLSVLEKNYKTLQALRLSENGSLEDTEMPVDVPILAETGEDLSMEVDDGEDEDDEEMEVGDVDQKRSDFKDKVIGVLKQGGYEEKRSSKLAQADFMHLLSLFNKAGIHFS